In Centroberyx gerrardi isolate f3 chromosome 7, fCenGer3.hap1.cur.20231027, whole genome shotgun sequence, the sequence aatgatcaattaaaagtcatttttattGACAGGCACTAAAGGCTTCATGACGTTATGGGGATACACATACTGCAAACCCCAAACAGTCTTGGTATTTACAAAAGAACTCAGATATGCTACATTTGTATAAAAAggtaaaatatagaaaatatataCACAATGTGCAAAACAAATGGCATACTAACTATGCATCAAGACATTTCAAAGGGGGTTTATACTagtatagtaaaagaaaaatatttctgATTCCAGCACACAATCCCTTTCAAAGCGTGGCAGAATTTGGATTGTCAAATGAGGCACTAATGCTCTGACAGAAATACATCATTACCAACACATCACTACCAGGGGGGAGGAGGTGCAGTATGTATATAATCCATATATTATCCAATTACAGTAGAAACTGCATCTCCATGTAAGTGCTTTTATCAACAATTCCCTTTTTCTTTATTCAAAGGAGAATGTCAGCGAGGCTCCAGATAATCAGAGGCAGACTGCCAATCGATAATAtttcaacaaaacaacacattgtCAATACATTGGCCTTTATCTCCAGAGCACATTCGCCCTGCAGTCTTTTCTTCCCAGGCTTTATCCTGCTGTCTTGGTGCATCATTTTCTGTATCACATGTTGTATGTCTTTTTGTCAACTATGCCTTCTTCAGGTCATCTTTGGCACAAATCAGAAAAAATGGAAACGTTCAGTCAGCCCTTTTATAAACACTTCTGGTTCTAGCTCAAGTCAACTCTTAGTATTTGTCCAGTAGATGTCACTACGACACCATCTGACTCCATACACTGAAATTATTTCAGTATGAAATGACGTGATAACACTAGATATGAGCTTTCCAAACAGAGAGCAGTGGGCCATTCTGATTAGATACTGTTATGTTTTGGCATGTGGTGTCTCTGTTGTTCCACTGTTCTggccgtttctctctctcagaacaacaacaaaaaaacaaaaaaagcaatatgTCATACACAGTGTAGAGATGCACAGTGGAAATGCATAGTGGAGTCGTGTACTCATGTgatttcaaaacacaaacacacaaaattcaGCTGATCTGTACATTGGGAGGAACCCTATCCAAGCAGACAATAGGGGTTAGACAGGAAACAGACAATGTTCAGAAAGGCTTTTGTTATAAGCAGAAAGGCGTTGGCTGGGCCAGTTCAGGCCAGTGCTACTGGCCGCTGGGCCGTCCGCTGTGGCCCACGGACGCTACGGTAAACAAACTCAGTGGCCTCAAGTCCAGAAGTCTAATATCACCCTGATTGCACCTCAAATGAATTTAAATTTCTGACTTTGAGCTTCAAAATTCACACACGCAGAGGAAGCACTCAGCTGTCATGCCAGACAACTCACAGCTTTACGGGACACATGATCCGTTCTCTTGCCTCTTAGACTTAAGGCTTCCGATATGTCAGTGTTCCTTCTTGCGTGTGACGAAAACACAAAACTGTACAGAATCTTTTTGGAACAAGACAGCGATACCCATGCCTGGATGGAGTGGAGGGAATTACCTTACAGCACTCAGCGATGTATTGATCCACTGGTTCTTTAACTCTGTTGTACTCTGCGTAGGTCAGGAcatttcccccctctttctctcttaccaTCGTCATGACAACACTGTACATTCATTTAGATCGGGAGACAAAGAGGAAACAGAAAGATGAGAACTGAGTAAAACAGTGGTATAACTTGGGTTTGAATGGCCCTCGCTGAGTCTACCCAGACTCTTTTCAAGCTGCTTCCACAGTGAGCTAACGGACAGCTCAAACTGCCAGTACCAGACCCACTTTATGTCCTCCTCCCCATAGAATCAGAGGGCTTAATGGTTTAAATACCTCAAAGGGAGGAATGTAGCTACCTGTATACTGACGCCGCTTGATGAGAGCCATACCAAGCTGATTTACACAAGCTCTGGCCAAAAAGCAGTACAGAGCTGCACAATAAACCCCAACCGCTCTACATGGAAAATAAGAGCCCTAAGCTCCCTTGCATAAAAAGCATGTTTATCTGAAATGGCCAGGTAGGAATAAGGGATCACGCTGAAGTTGCTCAGTCCCAGTTCAACTGCAGTTCATGGGAGTCCAGGAAGTCAGAAGAGAAGACCCCCCCTGGCGAGGACGTGACCCCCTCTGCAGCCACCGGCATGGTAAGGTCCAGCCAATCCATATTGTCCAAGTTGGTGTTCTGCAGGTGGAAAGCAGAGGGCGCCGTGTTGTCATTGAAGTCCAACTCCATGGTGTCCATAGGCGAGTGGGGGTGCAGCTGGCAGTGCAGCTCCTCCATCAGCCTGAGCGTCCGTGGCTCCGTGTCGGACACCAGCGCGCCGTCCAGCAGGGTTTCCAGCTGGGTGTCGGTGGCCAGGGCAACCAGGCTGGACGGAGGGTTGAGGGCGGGAGCGGGCAGCTGGGCCACTTGGATCTGGGGCGGGGGGCGGGACAACACAGTGTTGATGGGCAGGGTGGTTACACTGGCGGTCACTGGGAGGAGCTTGTCCAGGCAGGGCGGGTCCTGTCTGATGAAGGGGGCGATCTctgaaaaacaagcacagaacaTGAGGTGTGAGCAGCTGATGGTTCGTTATTCCATCATTTGTGTCCCAAATGAACAGTGCTAACAAAGGGTCATGCGTATTTCTCACCGCCGCTCTCGATCAGCACATCAAACAGGTCGTCCATATGCTGGCTAGTTGCGGTGGGAACctgcaggaaaacaaaagaCCAGTAAAAGTCTGAGTAAAGACAGTGGCTATTTAAAGGATACAGCACACAATGTCTTTTATTTGCATTGTATTTTTCACCTGAACAGCAGTTTGCATGCTGCGGGTCTGTTTGACGGCGTCCTCATAGCGGGGCGGGTCCTTACACTTGGACACGTGGTTTGTGAATTTTGGCTGTTGCAAGATCAAGGCCGGTTGGCTGGGACAGGGAGACTGGTTGACAGAAGACAACACGCTCTAACACCAAATACAAACGCTTTATATCTGACACAAAACCTCAGTTACATAGATGCTGCACATATGGATCATCTACCTTGTTTGTGGAGGCTCTTGCAGGGCAGCCGCCCCCTGGGAAGGTGTTAAGCAAACGCTGCGGTGTGTCTTCCATGGCTTGACTCTGATCTGCTCTGAACTGGAAACCTGAACTTGGGGAGGAGCTCAGTGGGCCGGTCTGTGGAGGAATTGAGAACAGTCAGCATACGTTATCTAATGCTTAACGCTGGCCGGTGCTGTTGAACACTCTCTCCTAAAGGCATGGGATAAGTGgtgcactgcaacacacactctctgtggGAGCAACAAACATAAACATGCTCTCTCCCGGGGGGGGACAAGAAAGGTTTATGCTGTAGCAGAGCATCGTAGCTGATGAGCGCACTCCTCAGTTAGTGTTGAGCTGCGGTTGCTGTTGCTAattctggctggctggctgtcggGCTTAGAGCCGAGTGCAGACAGGGGGCAGTTGGGGCACCGCTGCCTGCTTGGCCCTCACTCAGCACCTGCTCCAGTAACCCAAGCTTCCACAGGCCCTCTTTTGATGTGATTAGGGGAGGAATTCATCACCCAGCAGAGGCCTGTTATTACCTTGGCAACAAAGAAGACACATCAACCAAGGTAGTGTGTCAAAGATGTCAGAGGAAGCTCCgcactaaaaaaaacacaccgaATGCCACGAGATATGTGATTGGGCCCGAGCCATCACAACACATTGCACCAGATGTATGATGTGCAATGGAAAGTGAGGTAAGCTGAATGACTCAAAAAGCACTAATAGAATGcgggatcacacacacaggtggctactaattcatatttgcattggTGAAGAATCCAGAAAATTAAAGCTCATATTGACAACAAAGAGACAAACCAAGGCAAAAAGGCagctactgtaaaaaaaacctgCAAACTTTGTGTTCTTTCTTACCTGTGTCAGGGGCTGAGACTGAGGGGTGCATCGCTGTTTCAATGCTGCTGAGGCCTCTATTTTCTGCGGCAGCAGTCCAGGGGTCTGGATGAGGCCTGGGGCTGCACTCTTAACAGTAGTATGTAATTTGACACCATTGTTGGGGAGCCGGATAGTGACTGCTGAGGCAGGGAGTGACACAGGCAGGAGGATCTGAGCTCCAGACTGCAGGGTTTGAGGCTGCTTGagagtgatgaagtgatgaggAGGAGCCAAGTGGCTCTGATCTGCAGCTTCCTCCTGTTTGACCACCGCTGGCAGACCAGGAGAGCTGCAGGAGGCTGAGCAGTTTGAGGGGGCCCTGTTCTCCTCTTTGACCTGGACGGGAGCGGGAGGGCTGAGCTGGGATGGAGAATCCCCCTGCTGActcctcttctccacctccagctgcatcttcagctcctccaccagcctctgctcctgctccagcttCCTCATCAGCTCCTCGATCTGACGCTGCTTCTCATGCAGACGCTTGTCCTTCTCGGAGGACCTGCTCTCCACGGGGCTTTCCTCCTGTGGAGCTGGAGACAGAGCGCCTGGGAGCTTAGGGGGACTGTCTGCCATACCGCTCTCCTCTATGCCCAGACTGGACACCTTGGAGGCTATAGGGGACACAGGGGGGGTTAACTTCATGCTTTCGGACAGTGGGGCCCCTGTGTTGGCTGTCAGCTCCATGGCAGTGGCAGGCTGGATGTTAGAGCTCCCCTGATACAACTTAAGCCTCTCTATCAGATCTGTCTTGGTGCCGGACACAGGCAGACTTCTTAGTTTCAGCTCCATTTTCAGCTCAGCAACCTGTAGAGGAAGGGATAATGCGCTGTTATAAAATACCTCAATTCAACCCCATATTTTCTCACAAAATTGAgctcattctgttctgttgtgcaGCATGCATGATGATATGCATAAATAGCCAAACTGTTTGCAGACTGCAGGGCAAGGTGTCACCTTCATCTCATCCAGATTGGCAGGTAAATGATCCGGCTTGCGGTTGGTCAGAGTCTGGTTGGGCCGCACAGGGACAGCACTGGTTAGCGCCACCGCATGTGGAGACAGAGCGTTCCCACTCAGAGCCACACTGGAACAGCTGGTCTGTCCCTCCGTTCCTGCTCTGTTGTAATAAGACCAGAAGAATGAGGGAGTGCAGATGAGAGAGGGAATCTTGAATATCTCGTACCCATTTTTCACAATCAACAGCTTCTGTGTAGGATGATGTCTGCAGGAAATACAATTTATCTGAGGCAAACAGCGCTGTGGTGAAACAGCTATGACAGATGACCTCATTTCAACCCAGATGCGATCATTTCATTGgggttgttgaaaataaaatatttgaataaGAACTTCACACTGCAAGGGAGCAACGGTTGCACTTCAGGGAGGTTACAGTAGCTTATGTAATAAACTCGGCACAAAGCTATCGGCCTGTAAAAATAAGGGTAGAGTTAGTGGGCCAGCCGAACCATATCTGTGTAAAAGGAGTGGTTAGTGGAGTTAGTGAATGTGGTCGTACTTCAGTGGGGCAGGCAGGATGGCCTGGTAGTTGTAAATCTGCTGTTGCTGGCTTAGAATTTGAAGTTgcaggaactgctgctgctgctgcaggaggcgGGCGTAGGCGGAGTCCATGGGCACCTCGCTGGGCTCCTGCTTCTGGTCCGGGGGGATATACTGATGGTACTTCAGCTTTTTCACCCGCGGCTTGGCCTCTTTGCTctttttgctgcggcttttatCACCGGGAGTCTTGGGCTGGCTTTGCTGTGGAGCGCAACATAAGGGAGGGGCAGGTAAAACTTCAGAGGACCATCTGGACGATATGCGATCACTCTGACTGATCTCAATCCAGTGGTTATCAGGCAACATGGCCAGTACCAGCACTGTGAGACATTTTGCTATTTCATAACCGCATAGGTGGAACATTGTTCTGACACCCGATGAGAGCGACAGGATGAGGAAATGGGGAGTGGAAATGGATGTGATGTGGCCCTTATTGTTTTACCACCTGGAATTACAGGATACACATGAAAATGGCTTGGCATATGAGAGGCAGACCTGTTCTAGCTATGAAAACATCAATTCAAGTTGGTTTAAGAAAGTACATACCCTCAAATTTGTTTCACTCTTTCCCCTACCTTGTTCcaaggaagggagagagttCATCTTATGCTCTGAGGGTAACAGGATTATGATAAATGCACAAGTTATTGCTTCACTCCCGTCTCTTGATTTTTGGCTTACATTTTACACAGCCTGAATGTGGAAGGCAAGCCTGTCATTTGACCCTAATTGAAGACTAACTGCGGCTGGCAGTTTTAAGCCCCTGGATTTGTGAAACTACTTTAGACCCTGTTGTTCTTTGAACTGCATTTGACTCGGCTGAATGCTGACTTTCACTTCACCCCTAAACTGATGGGACTTTCAGTATGACAAAACACAGATCCAGTATCCTCTCCTGACATcgtatctctcattacatttcCAAAGGAAGCAGCGATAAAAACCACAACCAatagatcagagagagagagtcaagtACCAGAGGTGACTTTCATGTTTGCTGGGTATGAATGTGCAGAGAAACAGCTCAGAGATCAGAGAACTGTGACTTAACTGGGACAAAATAAACTGCTTAAATGAACTCACCCTTTAAAAAATCATTACTACTAATTTAGGAACACTTTGTAATGTCGCGGTTTATGTAAGCAGCATACAAACAACCTATCTCTTAAACAAACTTGAAACTATTTTGGATAGTGTTACGTGCAAAACCCATTTTTGAAGCTCACCTTCACAAGAATAGGGCCTGGTGTAGTGAGGGCAACAGTGGCGATTGGCTGAGGTGTGGCTGTCAGTCggctgctctgctgctcatTGGTGGAGACGAGGTTGACTAAATCTGATGTGGACTGGGAGTTAGGTGGGGAGTGCTAAGATaagcagagacagatagaaaccACATGAGCCCATTCAGTAAGAACAGGAGAGCAGCTAGGCCTGTTAATCATCATCCCACGCAGGACAAGAAAGGCACATCAACGGGAAGAATACTACAGTCAGACAACCAGAGACAGATTGATGCCTAAATACTCCGGAAAAATAGAGTGAGCAAGAAGTGTTCCTATCAGTCTTGATGAATATACTTGCTAGTAAACTGTGTGTATATGAAGAAAGAACAAGGAAGCAACACTACAAAAAATGTCTATATGAgttatttagtctcatattcagtctagAAAGATTCTACTGATGGAGTGAGATAATtctacttgtttccaatgtagttTTACTTGTTTCAGAAGACACAAGAGTTGTTAtattgaaacaaggcagaataaggctgATAAccccactagtatcaagaaaatagCCCTCCatccttgaaacaagttgacTTGCATTGGAAAAAACTTATCTCACTCCATTGGCACATTTGTTTCACTTCAaattttaagactcagtactagattaaatgacatGACAGATGGATATGTTGTTGCAGTGTATACATGGTGTTTGTTGACACTGACAGTTGACATTTTAAAGTGTGTTGGTTGGAAGATGTAGCAGTGCATCTCATCACACCTGCATGGTGGAGTTCATGTGAGGGGAAGTGGAAGTGGCCTCCGTCCCGCCAGACTCCCTCGGGGAGGCGGCGCTGGAGCTGTGGGACTCCTGGCTGGCGGGCTGTTCGGGTGACAGGGCATCGCTGCTGTCCTCATCAAAGTTGTACACATCCAGCGTCTTAGGGTAGTTCACCTTGCCATCTGTGGGGCCAGTATCAAAAAACGAGCAAGTAAAGCTGCTTATTCATTTAAAGGATGAGTAGAAAACCAATTTTCTAATTTTGAGCACGGTTGACTAATCAGCAATAGAGTGAATGCTGTgtggatattttatttttaacagcCATTTTTGGCAGTGATCTGCAACTGATTGgggtttgttttaacctgaaTTGAGTACCAGATGGGTAGTGTTTACCTCATCAGGCTCATTAAGATGGTGTCAATCACAGAAGAAGTATACTGAATTGATTTGTCAATATTCTCTTTCTTAACTTAACTCTCACTGGACTGGTCATTGTCAATGTGGCAAACTCCATCCATCTGGCCCCAAAGtgggctaaaacaaaccataaaaagtaTTTCCAAACTTTATTTGGCCCAGGTCTGGTTCAAGGATGTAATAGTGGTGGTAATGACTATCTACCAGCGATGGCCTCCTTGACACCAGTGTCCACAGGCAGGATGTTCTTCACCACCAGCTCCAGGGGACCGGGCCGCTGGGCGATCTTCTCGTTGAGGTCGTCAGCCAGCCTGGCCCTCTTCAGCTTCATCTGGGTGGCTTGCAGGGAGGGTTCAGCCTGCGTCTCTGATGAACACACAGGGGATCATCAGCTGTGATCCAGCCAGCAACAGTCAGCCTCAAAGCAGCTCGGTCAGGGTGAGTCACTGGAGGCTCAGTCAGACCTCACAAACCTCAAACACAGCTATCCACTCATCTCTTTCTCAAACAAATACAACAGGCAATGAGTATGGCTGGATGAATATGCTGCTTATTCATTTCCCTTATCTAGACGCCATTACCAAGAACACACAGTGAGATAATTACCTTGTAGGATGTGCATACGGACCAGCTCAGAGCGTTCAGGTCTGCTGCAGATTTTGTGCTTCAAGAAGTTCCCAGTCTGTTGACAAATTGGAAGGTTATAGGTGCATTATGTAGATTTACTTGAAGGAAAGCCTGGTCGACTGCAGTGTTGGTGATGTTTGCTGCTGTCTTACCCTGGCTCTCTCCAGGCTGCGCATCTGCTCATGAAAGGCAGCAGGGGTTTTCAGAGCTGTGGGAAGAAGGATCAACAGCATCCATAAGTCCTATGAGTCAAACATACAACTTACAATATATGATTATTACTTATACTTATGATATTTCCCTCATTACACCTCTATGTTATAGCATCCAAAGGCCATTTCCCTTTGGTTGGCTTCGCCTTTATGATTTGTGAAAGGGTCCCGTTAATCAAAAAGTCACTTATTGATAACAGTgaccaacaaaacaacaaagataCAACTACATATTTCTACAGTGTACTTTGATTACAATGGACTTATTTGGGAAGCAGGTAACAGTTACCAAAGTTATTGCCTAAAAAGAACAGGGAAACTATATACCTACAGAAAGTGAACACTGCTAAATTTGCAATAGTTAATCATGGTGTTTGTTTGACTGGGAGGTCTGTCCAAGGGATACTTGATAGTTTCAAAATGAAGGACATCCAGCGGTGGAGGGTAATACAGCTTTGAACAACATAACTCACAACACACTGTATTGTATTGAACAACAGTCTAAGTGGCTCTGAGGTGGTAATCCGCTGATAAAGACACTTGCTTAGGCATACTGAAGCTGCTACTAAGCGACTATATCTCGTGTTGGGATCTTTGTAGTTTTTTATGAGCGTGACAGTAATAAACAGCAGCTCATGGGAGTCAAACAGGAAGTGTCAGCTTCACTGATTCAAGCAGTGAGACCCACGCAGAGAATTAGTCTTTGATCGTGCAGAATAAACTCATCCTGCCTTTGGCCAGGTCTGGTTCACTGAGTAGTCAACCTCTGCTATGACAAGCACTGTTTGCTCTGAGCGCACACTGGCCGGGGGGCATCTCTGAGGAGTGTGTCAGCGGAGCAAAGCAAAACATTCCTGCCCGTCACCCAAACCTGCCGCATACCTACCGTAAGCCCGTAAGTGTGGGAGAGGCAGAGTGCTTCAGTGGAAAACGGCCAGGGAGGTTTCTGTGCACGACATGCTTGGCCGGCCCACAGAGGAGGTGACTGACCTCCGATGCAGGCTCAGTCGCTGACTCATGTGGCTGTGTGGAGCCAGAGAGGAGCTTACAGTCCGGCTGGAGCAGGACTCCCAAGAGGCCGCGGGGCAGCGAGTTTACCTTTCCAGCTATCAGCATGAGTCTGTCGCTGATTCGGCTTATCTCTTTTATTAGATGTGCTCTTCATAAAAACCACTAGGCTGACCCAGGAAAGGTTGGGAATGAGTCTGCTATCTGCGTGTTAAACCCTTGAGACATTTTTTATcactggctatgtttacatgagCACAATAATATGATTATTACCATTAGTCTGAGTAAGACAATAGTGCAATGAAACCGCTTACATGATTCTAGAAAGTGACACTTCTAATAATCCAGtttacatgttttattattgtgaGTATTATCTTTCTGAACTTGGTGGCCTTGACAGAACAATGTGAGCTCCGTCACCAATTACACATGTGCAACTTGATCACAATTTAAGAAATACATGTGCTGACTGTTCTCGAATGCAAGTATAATTGGAGTACGTTACTACAATTACACCTAGACCGACTAAGAGCACAATCACACCAACATAATCGGaatatggtgtttacatgggtcCTGCCTTACACGCATTGGTGTCTTAATCGCATTACAATCAcagtttttgtgtgcatgtaaatgtggcCGTTTCCTCTCCAAACATTGTGAAGAGGTTGTGGTGGAGAGCGGCTTGATTAAGATGTTAGCAGAGGATGAATTCCAACTCTCACACTGTTCTGTTGAGAGCAACAAGCCCAATGAGAAAGCACTGCAAGGTTATTATGAAGACTGGAAGGTAGTTATTATAAAGGAACACGCTGTGGAATCAAGACACACTAATTACAGTCCTTATCTCCATAGGTGCCAGGTGTGAGTTAACCTTGTTGTGTGATGCTCATACTCACGCGGCATGATGCCCTGCTCCACAAGCTGCTCCCGGGTTCGCCTCTGCTGCAAGCGGAGCTGCAGGACTGTGGGAGTGCAGAGACGGAGAGGTCAGAGTTGAACTATTATCATCCGGAGCCAAACTCTGCTGAGTCAACCGACAACCCTCTGGCTTTAAAACCGTGAAACCTGCCCGAGTTCGTATGATACAGAGTACTTATTATGTCTCCGTCGACGTGCTGCCCCGAAGGCCCCGAGAGGAAGTCCCGCTCACCGCCGCAGACATCCTATTCACTTCCTGCGCGGCTTTAACTCAGGTTGGTGAGAGTGCCACGTATTTT encodes:
- the mrtfbb gene encoding myocardin-related transcription factor B: MGLQTWPPSEPPLSSMACLDVETPAICRVLQLRLQQRRTREQLVEQGIMPPLKTPAAFHEQMRSLERARTGNFLKHKICSRPERSELVRMHILQETQAEPSLQATQMKLKRARLADDLNEKIAQRPGPLELVVKNILPVDTGVKEAIADGKVNYPKTLDVYNFDEDSSDALSPEQPASQESHSSSAASPRESGGTEATSTSPHMNSTMQHSPPNSQSTSDLVNLVSTNEQQSSRLTATPQPIATVALTTPGPILVKQSQPKTPGDKSRSKKSKEAKPRVKKLKYHQYIPPDQKQEPSEVPMDSAYARLLQQQQQFLQLQILSQQQQIYNYQAILPAPLKAGTEGQTSCSSVALSGNALSPHAVALTSAVPVRPNQTLTNRKPDHLPANLDEMKVAELKMELKLRSLPVSGTKTDLIERLKLYQGSSNIQPATAMELTANTGAPLSESMKLTPPVSPIASKVSSLGIEESGMADSPPKLPGALSPAPQEESPVESRSSEKDKRLHEKQRQIEELMRKLEQEQRLVEELKMQLEVEKRSQQGDSPSQLSPPAPVQVKEENRAPSNCSASCSSPGLPAVVKQEEAADQSHLAPPHHFITLKQPQTLQSGAQILLPVSLPASAVTIRLPNNGVKLHTTVKSAAPGLIQTPGLLPQKIEASAALKQRCTPQSQPLTQTGPLSSSPSSGFQFRADQSQAMEDTPQRLLNTFPGGGCPARASTNKSPCPSQPALILQQPKFTNHVSKCKDPPRYEDAVKQTRSMQTAVQVPTATSQHMDDLFDVLIESGEIAPFIRQDPPCLDKLLPVTASVTTLPINTVLSRPPPQIQVAQLPAPALNPPSSLVALATDTQLETLLDGALVSDTEPRTLRLMEELHCQLHPHSPMDTMELDFNDNTAPSAFHLQNTNLDNMDWLDLTMPVAAEGVTSSPGGVFSSDFLDSHELQLNWD